The genome window ATACTTGAAGAGAGGGCGAAGATCGCTTTCTATGAAAATGTCCTTGAAGATGATGTTATACCTCTATGTGCTGCATATGCTGCTAGAGAGCATGGTGATGCCAGAAAGGCGCTGGATTTGCTCAGGATGGCTGGAGAGATGGCTGAGAGGAGAGGGAAAAATAAGGTTTCGAGAGAGGATGTTGAGGCAGCAAGGGGAGAGCTGGAGAAGGACAAGGTTTATGAGGTTGTCTCCTCGCTGCCTCTTCATGCTAAGCTGATTTTAGCCTCAATACTTGATCTCACAGCAAGCAATGATAGTGCTACGACGGGAGAAATATTCATTGAATATTCGAAGAAAACATCATCGCTTGGACTAGAAACAGTAACACAGAGAAGAGTGACAGATATAATAAGTGAGCTGGACATGATGGGGCTGGTTTCCGCTAGAGTTGTCAGTAGGGGGAGATATGGCAAGACGAAGATTGTTAAAATACAGGCTAACAGAGAGAGCATTGAGGCCGCCCTGAGGGAGGACGAGATTGTTGAGCAGCTCATCAGGAGAAAGTGATGTCTTTGTTGGAATAGATGATGGTATGTTCTTGAAGGGAAAAAGCAAGTGGACTGTGCTCGTGGGAGTAAAATTCAATGGCCTTTCTTGGGAAAGGACTGCACTGGAAAAGATCTATGTAGACCAGCTCAACGGAACTGATTCTGCCCTGAGACTTCTGGAGAGGCTGGTTGAAAAGGGAGAGAGATGCACTGTTTTTCTCGACGGAGTGACCTTCGCTGGTTTCAATGTGATCGATCCAAATGCTTTATATGAAAGGACAAAATTCTCCATAGTCTCGATTTTCAGAAGAAGGCCAAACAGAGAAAAAATTGAGAGGGCTCTCAAACTGCACTTCTCTGATTGGATGCTCAGGTGGGAGATAATCTCGAGAGTATCAGATGAGATTGATGAGGTAAGCATAAGAGGGAGGAAGCTTTTTTTCTATTCTCCAAATAACGTAGCTTTAGCATCTTCCATGATAAGGAGAATGGCGCTTGTATCGAAGATTCCTGAGCCTCTGAGAATAGCTGACATGCTAGCAAAGGAATTAGGAAGGTTTTTCCTCTCCTTTACATATACATGAAAAGCCTTCCTTTCCGAATACCATCATTACAGAGAAAATGAAGATCTTTTAAGACATCAAATAATGATGAGTCCTTCTCTTTTGGCCAAGCTTAGTACTTCCTCTATTTCATCCTTTCGGACCCTTCTATTGAGA of Fervidicoccaceae archaeon contains these proteins:
- a CDS encoding DUF99 family protein, with product MSSSSGESDVFVGIDDGMFLKGKSKWTVLVGVKFNGLSWERTALEKIYVDQLNGTDSALRLLERLVEKGERCTVFLDGVTFAGFNVIDPNALYERTKFSIVSIFRRRPNREKIERALKLHFSDWMLRWEIISRVSDEIDEVSIRGRKLFFYSPNNVALASSMIRRMALVSKIPEPLRIADMLAKELGRFFLSFTYT